One Azospirillum sp. TSA2s genomic region harbors:
- a CDS encoding ABC transporter ATP-binding protein, translating into MAAVTLSKTSTAGSVIDLEDVSIGYGKDAPPVLVDVNLSVERGSFVAIVGPSGVGKSTLLRVVAGLHTARSGGVTIHQDQRPGHRPVGLVFQDSRLLPWRRVIRNVEFGLEGLPVSRDERRRRAEAALKLVRLDGYARRWPYELSGGQRQRIGIARAMAVDPDILLMDEPFGALDAITRHNLQDELRRIHQETGKTVLFVTHDLEEAVHLADRIIVLGGTPARVVRDVRNSAGRDGSVFRDQVEQLRSEIADNYSI; encoded by the coding sequence ATGGCAGCGGTGACCCTTTCCAAGACGTCCACCGCCGGGTCGGTCATTGACCTCGAGGACGTGTCCATCGGCTATGGCAAGGATGCGCCGCCGGTGCTGGTCGACGTCAACCTGTCGGTCGAGCGCGGCAGCTTCGTCGCCATCGTCGGCCCGTCCGGTGTCGGCAAGTCCACGCTGCTGCGCGTCGTCGCCGGGCTGCACACCGCGCGCAGCGGCGGCGTCACCATCCACCAGGACCAGCGCCCCGGCCATCGCCCGGTCGGGCTGGTGTTCCAGGACTCCCGACTGCTGCCCTGGCGGCGGGTGATCCGCAATGTGGAGTTCGGCCTGGAGGGCCTGCCGGTCAGCCGTGACGAGCGCCGCCGGCGCGCGGAGGCCGCGTTGAAGCTGGTTCGGCTCGACGGCTACGCCCGCCGCTGGCCCTACGAGCTGTCGGGCGGCCAGCGCCAGCGCATCGGCATCGCCCGCGCCATGGCGGTGGACCCGGACATCCTGCTGATGGACGAACCCTTCGGCGCGCTCGACGCCATCACCCGCCACAATCTGCAGGACGAGCTTCGCCGCATCCACCAGGAGACCGGCAAGACCGTGCTGTTCGTCACCCACGATCTGGAAGAGGCGGTGCATCTGGCCGACCGCATCATCGTGCTGGGCGGCACCCCGGCCCGCGTGGTGCGCGACGTGCGCAACAGCGCCGGCCGGGACGGCTCGGTGTTCCGCGATCAGGTGGAACAGCTGCGCTCGGAGATCGCGGACAATTACAGCATCTGA
- a CDS encoding ABC transporter permease yields MKSYQKVALSALGVLVFLLAWEAVARSGVVPARLLPSPSAVPAAFLTEFKSGTWQEMVLASLSHYLVGLSLGTFLGVSFGTAAALWGKWDAFQAWVVRMLRPIPAIAWIPFAIIWFGVSEGAASFLISLTVFWINYYASYAAVRGVDKDLIELGHAFGQGGLIPRLFKIILPGALPGILSGMRAGLGQGWMTVVAAELFGISGLGMRMMEASGLLATHIVVLYMVTIALLYGVSDFLFMQVQSRVLSWQR; encoded by the coding sequence ATGAAGTCCTATCAGAAAGTCGCCCTATCGGCGCTGGGCGTGCTCGTCTTCCTGCTGGCGTGGGAAGCGGTGGCGCGCAGCGGCGTCGTGCCGGCCCGGCTGCTGCCCTCGCCGAGCGCAGTGCCCGCCGCCTTCCTGACCGAGTTCAAGAGCGGCACCTGGCAGGAGATGGTGCTGGCCAGCCTGTCGCACTATCTGGTCGGGCTGTCGCTGGGCACCTTCCTCGGCGTGTCCTTCGGCACGGCGGCGGCACTGTGGGGCAAGTGGGACGCCTTCCAGGCCTGGGTCGTGCGCATGCTGCGCCCGATCCCGGCGATCGCCTGGATCCCCTTCGCCATCATCTGGTTCGGCGTCAGCGAAGGGGCGGCGTCCTTCCTGATCTCGCTGACGGTGTTCTGGATCAACTATTACGCCAGCTACGCCGCGGTGCGCGGGGTGGACAAGGACCTGATCGAGCTTGGCCATGCCTTCGGGCAGGGCGGGCTGATCCCGCGTCTGTTCAAGATCATCCTCCCGGGCGCCCTGCCGGGCATCCTGTCGGGCATGCGCGCCGGGCTGGGGCAGGGCTGGATGACGGTGGTCGCGGCCGAGCTGTTCGGCATCTCCGGCCTCGGCATGCGGATGATGGAGGCGTCCGGCCTGCTGGCCACGCACATCGTCGTGCTCTACATGGTCACCATCGCGCTGCTCTACGGCGTGTCGGATTTCCTGTTCATGCAAGTTCAGTCGCGGGTGCTCTCATGGCAGCGGTGA
- a CDS encoding DUF1330 domain-containing protein, whose amino-acid sequence MTAYIIADVRVTDPVAYEVYKSLTPDAIARNGGRFISRGGETAVLEGDWQPNRIVILEFPDVAAAKAFYDSPEYRKAREARRNAADFKMIVVEGL is encoded by the coding sequence ATGACCGCCTACATCATCGCCGACGTGCGCGTGACCGACCCCGTCGCCTATGAGGTCTACAAGTCGCTGACCCCCGACGCGATCGCCAGGAACGGCGGACGCTTCATCAGCCGCGGCGGCGAGACGGCGGTGCTGGAAGGCGATTGGCAGCCCAACCGGATCGTCATCCTGGAATTCCCGGATGTGGCGGCGGCCAAGGCCTTCTACGACAGCCCGGAATACCGCAAGGCGCGCGAGGCGCGTCGCAACGCCGCCGATTTCAAGATGATCGTGGTCGAAGGCCTGTAA
- a CDS encoding penicillin acylase family protein: MLRRSLIRAGETCAFHLRAALARALSRPAPPAAPPAAPPYAGHPAPPQQPPVQYPGAPYPGAPYPQAPQQSVYPPDGYPPGSYPPGQPYPYPQQPAPPYGVQPPQAVPPYAPPPQYPLQTPPSNRPPGRPQFRLPRGRWGKVAVVAGVLVLLPPVTLLGAYWWMRAQQPQTSGTIAIPGSGAPAEIVRDKQGVVHIFAATESDAYRALGYAHAQDRLWQMETMRRAGAGRLAELIGTKYGDFALRSDRLMRTLGVRRSAEAMEATLSPEARTAFESYAEGVNAYLATRSEALPVEFQLLRHTPEPWTVTDSLVWAKLMALQLSANYRDELFRSRVLERLSPAQVDDLFPPDAPGAPTTLAADLRGMDLRETVRRTLAALPQMGFDTASNEWVLTGARTTTGKPILANDPHLGLEAPILWYLARIVTPDFTVTGATVPGVPLAILGHNGKVAWGFTTTHSDTQDLFVEKPDPQDPARYLTPDGNQPFETRAETIAIAGEPSQTLTVRSTRHGPVISDLDATPAGNAPGPVLALSFPGLADDDTSAEALYRLNHAASAEAAREAMRLHVAPQQNVVYADVSGTVGFISAGRVPIRRKGDGRVPVPGWTGEYDWTGFLPYYALPQAVNPPSGQFVNANNAVVGRDYPYRLATEWPDPSRAKRIVEMLGTGRFSVEEVAQQQMDIVSLPARDFLPELLKYPSPPGLASDAAALLRNWDGRMDRNRPEPLIFTAWMRELVRAVFADELGPDFASYWDLRPEALRHVLNERPEWCDDVTTPQKEGCADVIGRSLEAAVAMLAERHGSSPKSWRWGDDHKAALVHRMLSRLPLIGGTADLSVETDGGFFTVNRGSTSTRDPANPFRHVHGAGFRAVYDLADLDNSRFVIATGQSGNIWSRHWGDLVGLWRDGGSLRLAGDRGTLVSAGAEVLTLTPRNTGTNKK, encoded by the coding sequence ATGCTGCGCCGTTCCCTGATCCGCGCCGGCGAGACCTGCGCTTTCCATCTCCGCGCCGCCCTGGCGCGTGCGCTGTCCCGCCCCGCCCCTCCTGCCGCACCGCCCGCTGCACCTCCTTATGCCGGCCATCCGGCGCCCCCGCAGCAGCCACCGGTCCAGTACCCTGGCGCACCCTATCCCGGCGCACCCTACCCGCAGGCTCCGCAGCAGTCGGTCTATCCGCCCGACGGCTACCCGCCCGGAAGCTATCCGCCCGGGCAGCCCTATCCCTATCCGCAGCAGCCGGCGCCGCCCTATGGCGTGCAGCCGCCGCAAGCGGTTCCTCCCTACGCCCCTCCCCCGCAGTATCCGCTCCAAACCCCGCCGTCCAACCGGCCGCCGGGACGCCCGCAATTCCGCCTGCCGCGCGGGCGCTGGGGCAAGGTGGCGGTCGTCGCGGGCGTGCTTGTTCTGCTGCCCCCGGTGACGCTGCTCGGCGCCTATTGGTGGATGCGGGCGCAGCAGCCGCAGACCAGCGGCACCATAGCCATCCCCGGCAGCGGCGCCCCGGCGGAGATCGTCCGCGACAAGCAGGGAGTGGTCCATATCTTCGCGGCGACGGAGAGCGACGCCTACCGCGCGCTGGGCTATGCCCACGCCCAGGACCGGCTGTGGCAGATGGAGACGATGCGCCGCGCCGGCGCCGGCCGGCTGGCCGAGCTGATCGGCACCAAATACGGCGACTTCGCCCTGCGCAGCGACCGGCTGATGCGCACGCTGGGCGTCCGCCGCTCGGCCGAGGCGATGGAAGCCACCCTGTCGCCGGAGGCCCGCACCGCCTTCGAGTCCTATGCCGAGGGGGTGAACGCCTATCTCGCCACACGGTCGGAGGCGCTGCCGGTCGAATTCCAGCTTCTGCGCCACACGCCGGAACCCTGGACCGTCACTGACAGCCTGGTCTGGGCCAAGCTGATGGCGCTGCAGCTGTCCGCCAACTACCGCGACGAGCTGTTCCGCTCGCGCGTGCTGGAACGGCTGTCGCCGGCCCAGGTCGACGACCTGTTCCCGCCCGACGCCCCCGGCGCCCCCACGACGCTGGCGGCCGACCTGCGCGGCATGGATCTGCGGGAAACCGTGCGCCGCACCCTGGCGGCCCTGCCGCAAATGGGCTTCGACACCGCATCCAATGAATGGGTCCTGACCGGCGCCCGCACCACCACCGGCAAGCCGATCCTCGCCAACGACCCGCATCTCGGGCTGGAAGCGCCGATCCTCTGGTATCTCGCCCGCATCGTGACGCCGGACTTTACCGTCACCGGCGCCACGGTACCGGGCGTGCCGCTGGCCATCCTCGGCCACAACGGCAAGGTCGCCTGGGGCTTCACCACCACCCACAGCGACACGCAGGACCTGTTCGTCGAGAAGCCCGACCCGCAGGATCCCGCCCGCTATCTGACCCCCGACGGCAACCAGCCCTTCGAGACGCGCGCCGAGACCATCGCCATCGCCGGCGAGCCGTCGCAGACGCTGACCGTGCGCAGCACGCGGCACGGCCCGGTCATTTCCGACCTCGACGCCACGCCCGCCGGCAATGCGCCCGGCCCGGTGCTGGCGCTGTCCTTCCCCGGTCTGGCCGACGACGATACCAGTGCGGAGGCGCTCTACCGCCTGAACCACGCGGCATCGGCGGAAGCGGCGCGCGAAGCGATGCGCCTGCATGTCGCTCCGCAGCAGAACGTCGTCTATGCGGATGTGTCGGGCACGGTCGGCTTCATCTCCGCCGGCCGGGTGCCGATCCGCCGCAAGGGCGACGGCCGCGTGCCGGTTCCCGGCTGGACCGGCGAGTATGACTGGACCGGCTTCCTGCCCTATTACGCCCTGCCGCAGGCGGTGAATCCGCCGTCCGGGCAGTTCGTCAACGCCAACAACGCTGTGGTCGGGCGCGACTATCCCTATCGCCTCGCGACCGAATGGCCCGATCCGTCGCGCGCAAAGCGCATCGTCGAGATGCTGGGCACCGGGCGCTTTTCCGTCGAGGAGGTGGCGCAGCAGCAGATGGACATCGTCTCGCTTCCCGCCCGCGACTTCCTGCCCGAACTGCTGAAATATCCGTCCCCACCCGGACTCGCCAGCGATGCGGCGGCGCTTCTCCGCAATTGGGACGGCCGAATGGACCGCAACCGGCCGGAACCGCTGATCTTCACCGCCTGGATGCGCGAACTGGTCCGTGCGGTGTTCGCCGACGAGCTCGGGCCCGATTTCGCTTCCTACTGGGACCTGCGGCCGGAGGCTTTGCGCCATGTCCTGAACGAGCGGCCGGAGTGGTGCGACGACGTCACCACGCCGCAGAAGGAAGGCTGCGCCGACGTGATCGGCCGGTCGCTGGAGGCGGCGGTGGCGATGCTGGCCGAGCGTCACGGCTCCAGCCCGAAAAGCTGGCGCTGGGGCGACGACCACAAGGCGGCGCTGGTCCACCGGATGCTGAGCCGCCTGCCGCTGATCGGCGGCACTGCCGACCTGTCGGTGGAAACCGACGGCGGCTTCTTCACCGTCAACCGCGGGTCGACCTCGACCCGCGATCCCGCGAACCCCTTCCGCCATGTCCATGGCGCCGGGTTCCGCGCGGTCTATGATCTGGCCGATCTGGACAATTCCCGCTTCGTGATCGCCACCGGCCAGTCCGGCAACATCTGGTCCCGCCATTGGGGCGATCTGGTCGGACTGTGGCGCGACGGCGGCTCGTTGCGTCTGGCCGGCGACCGTGGCACGCTGGTCTCGGCAGGGGCGGAGGTGCTGACACTCACACCACGCAACACCGGGACAAACAAGAAATGA
- a CDS encoding NAD(P)(+) transhydrogenase (Re/Si-specific) subunit beta, with the protein METLSALLYLVASICFIMALRGLSSPETSRQGNIYGMVGMTIAILTTLASPIVQSYWMIVLGIAIGGAIGYVVAKKIEMTALPQLVAAFHSLVGLAAVFVALAAFYSPAAYGIGLPGAIAKGSLVEMALGTAIGAITFTGSLVAFAKLQGLVTGKPLVFPMQHPLNAALGVLTVILIIWLVQSNSSAAMWLIILVALALGFLLILPIGGADMPVVISMLNSYSGWAACGIGFTLQNNLLIITGALVGSSGAILSYIMCKGMNRSIFNVILGGFGGESAAAGGPAKGPQGSVKAGSAEDAAYIMKNAQSVIIVPGYGMAVAQAQHALREMADVLKHEGVDVKYAIHPVAGRMPGHMNVLLAEANVPYDEVFELEDINRDFGTADVAFVIGANDVTNPAAKTDPTSPIYGMPILDVEKAKTVFFIKRGMAAGYAGVENELFFRPNTMMLFGDAKKVTEEVVKAMEA; encoded by the coding sequence ATGGAAACCTTGTCGGCCCTTCTCTATCTCGTCGCCTCCATCTGCTTCATCATGGCGCTGCGCGGGCTCTCCAGCCCGGAGACCTCGCGCCAGGGCAACATCTACGGCATGGTCGGCATGACCATCGCCATCCTGACCACGCTGGCCTCGCCCATCGTCCAGTCCTATTGGATGATCGTGCTGGGCATCGCCATCGGCGGCGCCATCGGCTATGTCGTCGCCAAGAAGATCGAGATGACGGCGCTGCCGCAGCTGGTCGCCGCCTTCCACTCGCTGGTCGGTCTGGCCGCCGTCTTCGTGGCGCTCGCCGCCTTCTACTCGCCGGCGGCCTACGGCATCGGCCTGCCTGGTGCCATCGCCAAGGGCTCGCTGGTCGAGATGGCGCTCGGCACCGCCATCGGTGCGATCACCTTCACCGGCTCGCTGGTTGCGTTCGCCAAGCTGCAGGGTCTGGTCACCGGCAAGCCGCTGGTCTTCCCGATGCAGCACCCGCTGAACGCGGCGCTGGGCGTGCTGACCGTCATCCTGATCATCTGGTTGGTGCAGTCGAACTCGTCCGCCGCCATGTGGCTGATCATCCTGGTGGCGCTGGCGCTCGGCTTCCTGCTGATCCTGCCGATCGGCGGCGCCGACATGCCGGTGGTCATCTCGATGCTGAACAGCTACTCCGGCTGGGCGGCCTGCGGCATCGGCTTCACCCTGCAGAACAACCTGCTGATCATCACCGGTGCGCTGGTGGGATCCTCGGGCGCGATCCTGTCCTACATCATGTGCAAGGGCATGAACCGCTCGATCTTCAACGTCATCCTCGGCGGCTTCGGCGGCGAGAGTGCCGCGGCCGGCGGCCCCGCCAAGGGTCCGCAGGGCAGCGTCAAGGCCGGCTCGGCCGAGGATGCCGCCTATATCATGAAGAACGCCCAGTCGGTCATCATCGTCCCCGGCTATGGCATGGCGGTGGCCCAGGCCCAGCACGCCCTGCGTGAAATGGCCGATGTGCTTAAGCATGAAGGCGTGGATGTGAAGTACGCCATCCACCCGGTGGCGGGCCGCATGCCCGGTCACATGAACGTGCTGTTGGCGGAAGCCAACGTGCCCTATGACGAGGTGTTTGAACTGGAAGACATCAACCGCGACTTCGGTACGGCGGATGTGGCCTTCGTCATCGGCGCCAACGACGTCACCAATCCGGCCGCCAAGACCGATCCGACCTCGCCGATCTACGGCATGCCGATCCTCGACGTGGAGAAGGCCAAGACGGTGTTCTTCATCAAGCGCGGCATGGCTGCCGGTTACGCCGGTGTCGAGAACGAGCTGTTCTTCCGCCCCAACACCATGATGCTGTTCGGCGACGCCAAGAAGGTCACCGAAGAGGTCGTGAAGGCGATGGAAGCCTGA
- a CDS encoding NAD(P) transhydrogenase subunit alpha, with the protein MDQTQLSARIAELKANLAALSQQADLLAAQAAHTAQPVTEAAGGHGSFFVTGLTVLVLACFVGYYVVWRVTPALHSPLMAVTNAVSSVIIVGALIAAGPAGLDFSKVLGFLAVILASVNIFGGFLVTQRMLSMFKKKGK; encoded by the coding sequence ATGGATCAGACCCAACTGTCCGCCCGTATTGCCGAGCTGAAGGCGAACCTCGCGGCGCTGAGCCAGCAGGCCGACCTGCTGGCCGCTCAGGCCGCGCACACCGCGCAGCCCGTTACCGAGGCCGCCGGCGGTCACGGCAGCTTCTTCGTCACCGGCCTGACGGTGCTCGTTCTGGCCTGCTTCGTCGGCTACTACGTCGTCTGGCGCGTCACCCCGGCCCTGCACTCGCCGCTGATGGCGGTCACCAACGCCGTGTCGTCAGTCATCATCGTCGGCGCGCTGATCGCTGCCGGCCCGGCCGGCTTGGACTTCTCCAAGGTCCTGGGCTTCCTCGCCGTCATCCTGGCGTCCGTCAACATCTTCGGCGGCTTCCTCGTGACCCAGCGCATGCTCTCCATGTTCAAGAAGAAGGGCAAGTAA
- a CDS encoding ABC transporter substrate-binding protein has protein sequence MLRTTRRFTLAALVALGTAAVMPGTVRAADPVKLEIGYIPILAASPLFIVDGQGWAKDAGIELKLTRFESGPHAIQAMAAGKIDLLYAGVAPVLVARTKGADISVIANSAVEEMVVAARGPFAKAVGTNPTAESFKKFAADTGRKPKFGTQPPGSVPDTVLKYWLFKVVKVDPADVELVPMGIEKTQQALLAGALDAATIREPTVTVTQQMDPNVALLATGAQMFPNQPGTVVSARAEVLKAHPDAIKALLKAHIRAVDMIAKDPAASAKLVNNYLGKGLLEPATLEAAFKGPGSNFLADPHKVVPAVEQMMAYTKEIGSASETVPVAEAFDFSFYDAAAK, from the coding sequence ATGCTTCGCACCACCCGCCGCTTCACCCTTGCCGCCCTGGTTGCCCTCGGCACCGCCGCCGTGATGCCCGGCACCGTGCGCGCTGCCGATCCGGTGAAGCTGGAGATCGGCTATATTCCGATCCTGGCGGCGTCGCCGCTGTTCATCGTCGATGGGCAGGGCTGGGCCAAGGATGCGGGGATCGAGCTGAAGCTGACCCGCTTCGAATCCGGCCCGCACGCCATCCAGGCGATGGCCGCCGGCAAGATCGACCTGCTTTATGCCGGCGTCGCCCCGGTGCTGGTCGCCCGCACCAAGGGCGCCGACATCTCGGTCATCGCCAATTCGGCGGTGGAGGAAATGGTGGTCGCCGCGCGCGGTCCCTTCGCCAAGGCGGTGGGCACCAACCCGACCGCGGAGTCCTTCAAGAAGTTCGCCGCCGATACCGGCCGCAAGCCGAAGTTCGGCACCCAGCCGCCGGGTTCCGTTCCCGACACCGTGCTGAAGTACTGGCTGTTCAAGGTGGTGAAGGTCGATCCCGCCGACGTGGAACTGGTGCCGATGGGCATCGAGAAGACGCAGCAGGCCCTGTTGGCCGGCGCGCTCGACGCCGCCACCATCCGCGAGCCGACGGTGACCGTCACCCAGCAGATGGACCCGAACGTCGCGCTGCTCGCCACCGGCGCCCAGATGTTTCCGAACCAGCCCGGCACCGTGGTCTCCGCCCGCGCGGAAGTGCTGAAGGCGCATCCCGACGCCATCAAGGCCCTGCTGAAGGCCCACATCCGCGCCGTCGACATGATCGCCAAGGATCCGGCCGCGTCGGCGAAGCTGGTGAACAACTATCTCGGCAAGGGCCTGCTGGAGCCGGCGACGCTGGAAGCCGCCTTCAAGGGGCCGGGGTCCAACTTCCTCGCCGACCCGCACAAGGTCGTCCCGGCGGTCGAGCAGATGATGGCCTACACCAAGGAGATCGGCTCGGCCAGCGAGACGGTGCCGGTGGCCGAGGCCTTCGACTTCAGCTTTTACGACGCCGCCGCCAAGTAA
- a CDS encoding threonine ammonia-lyase yields the protein MTITLEDVRAAAARIAGHLSRTPTVPAPRLGDMAGCRLHVKLESQHATSSFKERGALNKLLSLGEAERQAGVIAMSAGNHAQAVACHATRLGIRSTIVMPAFTPFTKVERTENLGATVELHGETLSEAAAFAHDLAARDGLTFVHPYDDPLVAAGQGTTALELLEDVPDLDVLVVPIGGGGLIAGMATAAKALRPDLEIVGVQCSLYPAVRQALAGQPITCGGATVAEGIAVKAPGALTLPIIRALVDDVVEVGEARLEEAVYRLATMQKLVAEGAGAAALAAILEEPERYRGRKVGMVLSGGNIDSRIMAQVLMRGLVYEGRIVRLRIGITDAPGALARVTRLLGEAGANIVEVHHQRLFHNVPVKMAEVDVVLETRNQTHVDALIARMKDAGYPTSLMVEVG from the coding sequence ATGACCATCACTCTGGAGGACGTGCGCGCCGCGGCGGCGCGCATCGCGGGGCATCTGTCCCGAACGCCCACGGTTCCGGCGCCCCGCCTGGGGGACATGGCGGGGTGCCGGCTGCACGTGAAGCTGGAGAGCCAGCACGCCACCAGTTCCTTCAAGGAGCGTGGCGCGCTGAACAAGCTGCTGTCGCTGGGCGAGGCGGAGCGCCAAGCCGGCGTCATCGCCATGTCCGCCGGCAACCATGCCCAGGCGGTAGCCTGCCACGCCACGCGGCTGGGCATCCGCTCCACCATCGTCATGCCCGCCTTCACCCCCTTCACCAAGGTGGAGCGGACGGAGAATCTGGGCGCCACCGTCGAGTTGCATGGCGAGACGCTGAGCGAGGCCGCGGCCTTCGCCCACGATCTGGCGGCGCGCGACGGGTTGACCTTCGTCCATCCCTACGACGACCCGCTGGTCGCCGCCGGCCAGGGCACGACAGCGCTGGAACTGCTGGAGGACGTGCCGGACCTCGACGTGCTTGTGGTCCCGATCGGCGGCGGCGGGCTGATCGCCGGCATGGCGACGGCGGCCAAGGCGCTGCGGCCGGATCTGGAGATCGTCGGCGTGCAGTGCAGCCTCTACCCCGCCGTGCGTCAGGCGCTGGCCGGACAGCCGATCACCTGCGGCGGCGCCACGGTGGCGGAGGGCATCGCGGTGAAGGCGCCCGGCGCCCTGACCCTGCCGATCATCCGCGCGCTGGTCGACGACGTGGTGGAGGTGGGTGAGGCCCGGCTGGAGGAAGCGGTCTACCGCCTCGCCACCATGCAGAAGCTGGTCGCCGAAGGGGCCGGCGCCGCCGCGCTCGCCGCCATTCTGGAAGAGCCGGAGCGCTACCGCGGCCGCAAGGTCGGCATGGTGCTGTCCGGCGGCAACATCGACTCGCGCATCATGGCGCAGGTGCTGATGCGCGGGCTGGTCTATGAGGGGCGGATCGTCCGCCTGCGCATCGGCATCACCGACGCCCCCGGCGCGCTGGCCCGTGTCACCCGCCTGCTCGGCGAGGCCGGCGCCAACATCGTCGAGGTCCACCACCAGCGCCTGTTCCACAATGTGCCGGTGAAGATGGCCGAGGTGGACGTGGTTCTGGAAACCCGCAACCAGACCCATGTCGACGCGCTGATCGCACGGATGAAGGACGCGGGCTATCCGACCAGCCTGATGGTGGAGGTGGGGTAG